AAGGGATCGGACAAGGCactgttgtgcagtactctacatgttgaaaaacttgaaactgagaaaaacgcGATTAAAGTTTAAAAACGTGTTTGCTTTCTTTCGACAAAGCGGTGTAACAAATTGAATTTTAGTTTCATGCCTGAGGTACTTTGAATCGAAAATGTATACATAGGTATAGTATTTTTTACTGAAAACTACTTAGTgagactgttatgcctagaaacgTGGTCCTGTCAGctaaatttctacgcatatcagtcccacaaaAATGTTGAACAAGTTGGTAAAAGATTGAGTTAATGACTTGAGGAGTGAGTAAATGCGTGAGTTGATGACTTAGTGAATGAGTGAGTGAGTGCAAGAAAATGAGTGAGCAAGTAAATTAGAAAGTCAATGAGCTTATGGGTGAGTTGGTGAGATCGTGAGTTTGAGAGTTAGTGAGTAGGAAATTTGATAAGTGGGTTGTTGAATTAAAAGGCAAGCGAGTGATTTAGTAAGCTTGTAGGTGAAGTAATGGATTAATGACTGAGTTTGCTAGTGAGGTAGTGAATAAGTGAGCTTGTTTTTGAGTGAATGAGTGCATTAATAAACAAGTGAGTCTGTTAGTGAGTAGATGAATGAATTAGTTAGTTAGTGAGTAAATAAGTGTTAGCGAGTAAATAAATGAGATTGTGAGAAATATAGTGAGCTAGTGAGCAgagttgttaatagtcatcggatCTGAAGAAGAATCGCTGACGACAACAGataataaaaagtttgcgtcactgaACCAGCAGCGCTTGAATATTTTCGTTCAAACATCGTCAGTCAGTTTGCTAGTGgcgacgaaaaagttttgccgtTTGTCTTTGTCGGCATTTTCGTGGAAGTGTTTGCACCGAACAGGACAGACGATCGAATAATCAGCATTACGAGGATGGCTgaccagaaaaaaaatacaaaaaagaaaCCCCGCTTGattcggaatcgaaccaaaaaccttcggaTTAGCAGCGCATCAAGCATACCAACAGAGCTAAATCATCAATAAAAAGCGTGACTGGTTCACCTTTTGTCTGCAGTCAGATGCCATGTGACGATTACATGTTCGGTTTTCGTCATTGTAGAAGcagacaaaagagaatgacgaaaactatagctccctgttttattttcaGTCCATCCTCGTCGTGGTTGTTGGGGCATGATCGTAGTTCTTATATAGTTCCTATATTATATACACCCATTGTTACACACTCATACCCTAGATATAAGTCGATTTAGATTCTCTCTTCTCTCACTATCATTCGGCTAGTGAGCATAATGTTCGGCAATCACACTATACCCCCTTGTAGAGTAATAGAATATCTCTGTTCAGATCAAACAATCAGTTCAAATATATCGCTCGTACAGAACACATCATCCGCGCCTTATTGTCACCAATAACGGGAGAGTGCCCATACCCTAAGTGTCGTTCATACACACCGCGTGTTTTTGCCTACCACGTGTTCGAGTTTCAACGGTCTTTTCGGATCTTTGGGGAATCCGTGTTCCTACAgtggtttctttgtcggtcgctgatgatgatgcaagtgacggagctttatttgctgacgaacttttttagtttttcgtcGTTGGTCAGTGATGAAGCTGATGGTTGCCAACCCTGCTAGTGAGAAATTTAGTGAGCTGAAaagtaaatgagtgagtgagcGAGTGAGGAGTTAGTGAGTTAGAGgattagtgagtgagtgagtctgttagtgagtgaatgtgtgggtaaagtgagttagtgagtaaCTTAATGAGTGGATGAGATGCTTAATGCGTGAGTTAGTAAGTGAGCGATGTAATGAGTTAGTAAGTGATGTAGTGAGTTATTAATTTAATGAGAGTGTGAGTTGCTAAGTGCGTGTGTTAGTAAGTGACCGAGCCTGTTAGTGAGTGATGTAATGAGTTAGTGGGTGATGCGCTGAGTTGAAATATTGATTAGTGACTGAGTTAATCAAAGAATGAGCAGATGATCAAATGAGTAATTGAGCTAGTGAGTTAGTGAAGTAGTGACCGAGTGAACCTGTTAGTAAATGAAAGTGTGATGAAATGACTGAATGAATGAGTTAGTGTGTTACAAAtttaatgagtgagtgagtgaacgTGTGAGCGAGTAAGTTAGTAAGGGAGTGAATGTGTGAGTCagtgagtgaattagtgagtaagCGTGTGAGCGTGAATGATAGAGGATGGCTACTGTCATTAAAAGAAAGTTTGAGGGTACAATTTATAGGTGGAAGATACCGTAACATGGTAATGAAACCCACAGGACAGGAATGAAATGGTACAGCATAAAAACAATGCCTGCTTAGATCGGTTGACTGTGTGGTTTCCATCCGTTCAAACGCTCTGACACCAATTGCTGGCAATGACAACATTGTGATCGTTGGCATGAAGACATCCTTTAAATGGTTCAAACGCATGGGATCCAAACTGTCAAGTGTCAACATTTCTCAGTACATTGGAGTTTCATGCTGCGCTGCTTCACTACTGGTTTCGTAAAGAACAGTACCCCTTTGGTCCCTGGCTGGTGTAGTCATTGAGATGGAGCAGTAGGTTGAGATATTTTACCACGTTGTATTACACATTatgtatttcattttttttggtaaCTGGCTTTATTTGGAATGTAGTAAGCTAACTTCTCTTACATGTGAATTAGAATGTTCacagccagggatgggaacactcacttgcaaagagtaacACTCACTTCCTATTTTctaagctcagaagcgtgcaatcgagaaacgatgtatggacgacttttgccttgtggttttgactAAAACTTTGcgaaatagagtaggggtcgcaaacGAATTCCAAAGtcatgacagagctgtgaaagcgactttccacgaggtgagtgtaatttacattcacctcgtggagagttgcctttgcagctccctctCGACTTAGGTATACGCgtacgacccctactctattcggcaaagttttagacaaaatcaccaggcaaaagtcgtccatacatcgtttttggattgcacgcttctgagctgagaaaactgcaagtgagtgtaactctttgcaagtgagtgttcccatccttgttcaCAGCTTTCCGCTCACTTACGTCATGATCTATTTGCCAACTCACCCACTTTTGAACCCCCTCACTTACCAACACACCTACTTGCCAATCCATTAATCACAAGCTCACTatacaaaatttatttatttactcaTCTAGTAACTAAGTGTCATATTCACACATTCATCAGCTTACCACCAACTCACTAGCACACTGATTCAAAAACACACTCATCGACTCACTTATGTACTCATCAACCTGTTCACACTCACTTTTGCATGAATTCATTTAGTCACCGAATTTAACAATAACTTACAACATACATATCACGCGTATCTCTTCACTCGCTTTTCAATTTACACATTTACTCGTTTAAAGCTTAAATTCACTCCCCTGGATGCTCACTAATTTATTTATTCACACACCATTACCTCATTCACTTTTCAAATTATTTATTAAACAACTCTCATTTACCAATTCACTGAAACATCAATTAACTCACTCACCAATTCACGCGCCAACTCACACATTTTTCAACTCACTAACATACAGACTCACCAACTCATCTACTCAATATTTCATCTCACTCACTGAAAAACTCATTCAGCAACACACTAACTTGTTCAAGAACTACCTTTCTCGCAAACTGGGTTTAATCTAAAAGTGTTGGCTTTGTTTTTGGTTGTGCAATTTAAGAAAATGTCGTTTTTCGTTACAATCTTTCCTGAGACAAGTGAGTGAATCGATAAGTAGGAATCAATTCACTCATTCACCAATTCACGGCATTCTTAAAAATTGTAGAATTGTAGCAGAAATAGGCTACTTTTATCTTGAAAAACGCTTTTTGTATGCGAGTCTATTTTAAATTTGGACGCTTCTTTCAGGTTGTCGGCTCACCTTCTTGCAGCCTTATTTGGAAATTCAAATGGGATCTTAAAAGTACAAAATTTTGATCTGATCGAATGCGATTGGATGTCATTCATATAACGGATAAAAATGGCAGAGATATGTAATCAAACTTAGCGCATTCAAAATGGCCTTGCTTTATATCTGTTCGCTGTTCGTCTGGGCAATTCGATACTACAGAATTTATATTCGAAATACCTAATTGAATGTAGAAATTCCCCTCTTTATACGTGAAGATGGTCTAGTATACAaacttacacattttttttttttttttttgaaagccttatattccaaaagaaacttgAAAATTTGGCCGGAATCTTATCAATAATATTGCCCCACTTAAACTAACCCAACAATGCCTTCCTCTCTCCCTCTTTCCAGGACATCGCCCGCCAGTTCTTCACATACGCGTCCGCCACCGAAGAAGGCGAGCTGACCCCGGAACTGGTGTCACTCATGAAAAAACTCTGGACAGATCCGGGCGTACAGCAGTGCTTCTCCCGGTCACGGGAATACCAACTGAACGACTCCGCCGCGTACTATCTGAACTCGCTGGATAGGATCTCGCAGCCCAACTACATCCCCACCCAACAGGACGTGCTCCGGACGCGGGTCAAAACGACCGGCATCGTCGAAACGCACTTTAGCTTTAAGGGTATACACTTCAAGTGAGTTTCGAGGGAGAAGGTTTGATTTGTAATAATGAACATCGGAGTTCTAATATTCTATCTTTGTTCCTTCCGCAGAATGTTCGACGTGGGCGGCCAGCGGTCGGAGCGAAAGAAATGGATACACTGCTTCGAAGGTGTAACGGCAATTATTTTCTGCGTGGCGTTGTCCGGTAAGTCTGCTGTTTTGAAAAGTTATCAAAATTGAAGATGGTAACACTTCAacattacatggcgaccgtgacagaacTCAAAACTGTTTTATTAATGTGACTATCAAAACAAATATATTGGAGGGCAATAAAATTGTGATACGCTTAGAAAAATTTCCGCTTTTGaaaaaatagggtattggttcccttattaagcatatggctctcatgttcatcctacgaaaaacaaaggattgaagcgttgtttgtcttatttttgtattttttgttagaattaagcaccaatgaaaacaaaaagaccggaatcaatcggtgccgtaatcgcttgttttcgaataggatgaacacgGGGGAGCGTGacattactgatggcacacataccctatcaaaATTAGcattacatggcgaccgtaacaaaACTCGAATCTGTAATTTTTTGATGCAATTGTTAcagattttacagaaatttataGATTATCAGAATCAGGATTACTACCCTGAAACAGGAAGCAGAATGGAAGCTTTTAGTTTCAATGTATCAATCATGACTTGTTTGTAGATTGCTGGTAATACCACAGTAAAATGGCAGCAATTTGAGTTTTAAGTTCCTGGAGTCGTGGAGGACGTGAAGAACAACCACCGAGCTAACCGATCGCTTGATTTTTTTCAGGGTACGACCTGGTGCTGGCGGAGGACGAAGAAATGAACCGAATGATCGAATCGATGAAACTGTTCGACTCGATATGCAACTCAAAGTGGTTCGTCGATACGTCCATCATCCTGTTCCTGAACAAGAAGGACCTGTTCGAGGAGAAGATCACCCGATCGCCGCTCGTCATCTGCTTCCCAGAGTATACCGGTAAGTTCACTTGGGGATTCTCGGGCAGTGGACGTTTGTAACAGAAATCTACGATCGTTCCCAGGTTCCAACACGTACGAGGAAGCGTCCAGCTACATCCGGATGAAGTTCGAGAACCTCAACAAGCGGAAAGACCAGAAGGAGATCTACACCCACCTGACGTGCGCCACCGACACCAGCAACATCCAGTTCGTGTTCGACGCCGTCTCGGACGTGATCATCAAGAACAACCTCAAGGACTGCGGACTGTTTTAAGGAGGTGTGTTGTGACTCTGTCGTCCGCTCTCTGTATTCGTCCGCCGTCGCGTCGTCTGTCGACTATTATACACTGGAGAAATAACGCGAGCTCGAATCTAGGGGCAGCAGTAAGAAAGAAACAGAGCAAAGGGTGTCCCTGTTGATATCGATTGTGAACGAAGAGAAAGTTTTTTACCGAAAgatgagtaaaatcaaactggcctTGGGGCGATCGTGAACGGAAACACGCTTATGTTAATAAATAGTTTTACACGTATGGACCTTAATTTAACAATCACGGaaacgagttatttaaaaaaagaagaagataagAACATAGTTTTGGCAAATGATTAAGAGAAGCTGAATAAGAAGCAGATAAAAGGGTTGTAAATCGATGGGAATCGTTCTTGACAAAAAGTAAAAAAGCagtaaatatatatatttttatatttaaatAGTGAAATATATGGAATTCGCTGTGCGTTGTTTAAGTAAAGGGGGATAACCCCCGGTTGTGTCCGCCTTGTTAATGCAGCAAACTAAACACGTGAATGTAATTGTTGAAAAGCTACATCAGAACAAacaaaatgatcgatttttctcGCCCAAACGAAGCGCAAATCTGCATTAGGAACTACTAAGTGAGAATAAGAAACTATTTATACCTTACTGTTAGGTGTTATCTAAGAGAACAATGAACTAAGATGACAGAGACGAATTTAGGAATGTGTATATTGGAAACAGGGCTCTCGCCATACAAGCTATACTACGTTCGATTGCCCTCACCCTTACTTTCGGACTTCGGTTTCAGGAGCACGAAAAATGCTTTCAAATGGAACAAATCATATCCACTGTGCGTAGCTATTTATTATTTTACATAGAATTTAGACTTCCTGTCAAAGAAAACAAAAGCATTTTGCTCTGTTTAAGTTTTAAAACTAGACATTCTTTTTTTAGAAACGAAATTTCTCATTCCAGAAAAAAAGCATTTCGGCAAACAATCTAAACTTCAATCATATCTATAAACTTGCCACTATTAGAGTAACTCCACCAGTAGTGAGCTATTTTGGATGAGGCGTTGTACTTTTAGAACCGTGCATTTTATTTAAGACGAAATCTTCAGTTCTCAACTAAAATTTTGTAGTCTGAAATGAAATAGGACACCTTTTGACAccaattttctcccaaaaaaacaGGCTCATAATGGATCAATCTACACGATTGAAAACTTACACGACACGGATTAATATCCCGGTTCAAACTTTTGAAATTGAAATAACAAAACTGTCAAAATGGTTACAGGAAGTTCACATAACGATCCTAATACAGAAGAGGACAGAAACGTATGCCGGTTTTAGAAAATGTATAACGCTTTAGAGAAAAAAACTGAGATCAAATCGAGTGaatagcccaagtaacacacatgttatataaaagttacgacagcgcaagttttggttgtatagaagtttattttacgttatttcaacacaatgttagaattacgtaaaataaacttctatacaaccaaaacttgcgctgtcgtaactctattataacatgtgtgttgcttgggagaccACTGGTTGAGTTGCCCTTAACTGTTGGTAAAAACAGCCGAATGAATACTTCCTCTTAAAATTCACAGGTAACGAATCCTCTCTCTAAGACTGAAAACTCCCATCACCCATGAAGCAAAGGCGTTCCGTTATCGATAGTTTTTTTCCGCATACTGCAGAATAGAGATGTGTCCCTATTTTGGTGATAGTTACAGAAACAACGACGACAATTACTATTTAGAGAAACAAATATTTTGATGCAACTCAACTATGctctttgatgaatttggaatgaaAACTAATAAAAACTATAAAGCAGACCTACACTAAACAGATACTTACCTTTTATAAGAAGTACCGTCTGAACCTGGTGTTAAATTTGTCTAACATAAATGTTCACCTAAATACATGGAACTACTGCTGTATAAAACTAATATATCCACTTGAAACAAAAATGATAAATTATTTTGTACTACCTGTTCGTACCTACCATGTATACATATTTTTTATAtattagaaaacaaaatcttccttATCTTTCAAACAACACTCCTTTCTGTATCTCAAAAAAATactaagcacaaaaaaaaacgaacaaatCGAAACAAAATCCACCTGACAAGAAGAATCGACTAATTCCAGGGTAACTAAAAAAATATGACACAAAACGTTAAATACAAGAAGAAGCACAATGAAGAACGCATAAAACAAGAATTTACCGTTGATGATAAACTAAACTCCTCGTTAGAGCGCAAAACTGTGTGTATTTTATAGATGTTTTTTCGCTTATACGTATTATAAACCGATGATGACCCTAACAACAGAGTACACGCGGAATAGTCGGAAAAGGAATCCACGATGCAAAAATATAAACCATCAAAATAACGCAACGAGACAAATGCATGCGCAAACAGTTCTGATAAACTGACAGGAAAGAAAAAAGATCGTACATATATTTTGGACGAAGGTTTCTTATTTATCAAACCCCCGACTCCACCCGACTCCGCCCGTGAATGTGGAATCCATTGTTTTCCGTACACCATTGTATAACACTGATACACTGCTGACACTACTGACGAACTAAAATAAAACAGGCAGGAAATAATGTTTTGATAAGAAATATATATACTTGAAAATCAACTGAGAGTGCGTGAACAGGTGATTGGTTGAGAAAAATCCATCTTTCGAAGATCCCTATTACCCTTCATACtacagcttgagcttgagcttcattgaccgcccgtggatgctactgcagtatcgccagaccagcgaCACACACAAGGAACCTATGAGATATCTGCCagggactaagcaggcatcttcagtgtgtgagtgttgatgatcttctattttaggacacaatggcgcctgccacgtcaagttgcaggtcaatgtgggtaaGGGGAAatacataagttttttttttatctgtattgacgagattttaCATAAGTGATAATTACAATCGTTTGTAACCACAGCAGACCGaacatacctctgcgtctgcacaaattcatacgGATGTCGGTGTGTTTTATTTTGACCCCTCAgttcagaattttcaaaattcacgatgATTGTACTCatagaaaatgaaaattttcagaaaactttgaTTTCAAGAAATACTCCCAATATTACTCCAAAAATATTCAAGGTTTCCACATAATTGTTTTTCCGGgcttctttcaaaaattgctttaggaaattgttccagggatccTGGAAGttcctgaaattgcttcagagattccttcaggtgtttctctaagaatttgtcTAGCGAATACTCCATTGACCCTACcgaaatgttttacaaagacccttcagaaatccttcaagggaTACCTCGGAagatttaagaattcctccacgattttttttttaattttctgtggGAGGTCCTTCTATATTTTTTCAGCGGTTCTTGCAAGAACTGTTGTAGAGGTTGGTCAAAAAATTCACCGAACGAATTCTTCAATAGTCaatccctccaaagattttttaggaATCACTCTTACTCTTTCCCGGACAACGTCATGTAATAATTTTATATATTGATTTATTTCTAAATATTTATATTCTGTTTCACTTCTCGGAGATTGTTCTGTATCTTTACGGCCACACCGGCACAGTTAGTCGACTTGAGAATACGGCATGGCTGAACGCTCGACGCATTCAGCCATCGTCAGCATGGTGCCTGGGCAGGACGTAGACTCATTTTAGCTATCCAAATTAGCAGTCGGCAAGAGTGCGGATCTTGAGGAAATTTTGAGATCGTCGGCATACGATAATCGGGGTCCTTCGAAAATTGACATAGTTGAAATTTCTATTTATACTGTAGAAAGATCACCAGTCTGCAGTTGTTTCCTTGAGGAACATTGGAAGAAGCGTGGAAACATTATGATCTGAAATCTTTTATAGATACCATTAGTTGACGATCGCAGGATACGACCGGAACCAGCACAAGAAATTATCACTAAGCCCTTATCTGTCAAGTTTAGTGATTGTAACGTCGTAGTCCAAGTTGTCGAAAGTTTCTCTGGCTAAGGTgcgcgctagcgaaggcgatattaaCGAGTCTCAAAttgccttcgacgatttttttttgcatttacccgacaggagaccttgatcagctggtaacacaaatggagagataagtagatggttgcactctatcATATAGTATAGATAGATAGGCTTCCATTAAGGcaaggtaaaggctgggtatgctgcgccatACAGATTTCATTGTCATCCAcgagcctctgcccagcaactcc
The Aedes albopictus strain Foshan unplaced genomic scaffold, AalbF5 HiC_scaffold_293, whole genome shotgun sequence genome window above contains:
- the LOC109621925 gene encoding G protein alpha i subunit, coding for MKIIHETGYSQEECEQYRPVVYSNTIQSLMAIIRAMGQLRIDFADPSKTDIARQFFTYASATEEGELTPELVSLMKKLWTDPGVQQCFSRSREYQLNDSAAYYLNSLDRISQPNYIPTQQDVLRTRVKTTGIVETHFSFKGIHFKMFDVGGQRSERKKWIHCFEGVTAIIFCVALSGYDLVLAEDEEMNRMIESMKLFDSICNSKWFVDTSIILFLNKKDLFEEKITRSPLVICFPEYTGSNTYEEASSYIRMKFENLNKRKDQKEIYTHLTCATDTSNIQFVFDAVSDVIIKNNLKDCGLF